The following proteins are co-located in the Myroides profundi genome:
- the sufC gene encoding Fe-S cluster assembly ATPase SufC, with amino-acid sequence MLQIKNLHASVEDKEILKGINLEVKAGEVHAIMGPNGAGKSTLSSVITGNEAFEVTEGEILLDGEELGELGPEERAHKGVFLSFQYPVEIPGVSVTNFMKTAINESRKAQGLEEMPANEMLKKIKEKAELLEIDRKFLSRSLNEGFSGGEKKRNEIFQMAMLEPKLAILDETDSGLDIDALRIVANGVNKLKSEDNAVVLITHYQRLLDYIVPDFVHVLYDGKIVKTGGKELALELEEKGYDWIKASLEK; translated from the coding sequence ATGTTACAGATAAAAAATTTACACGCAAGTGTTGAAGATAAAGAAATATTAAAAGGAATTAACTTAGAAGTAAAAGCTGGTGAAGTACACGCTATTATGGGACCTAACGGTGCTGGTAAGAGTACATTATCATCTGTGATCACTGGTAATGAAGCATTCGAAGTTACTGAAGGAGAGATTCTTTTAGATGGAGAAGAGTTAGGAGAATTAGGACCAGAAGAAAGAGCTCATAAAGGAGTGTTTTTATCGTTCCAATATCCTGTAGAGATTCCTGGTGTTTCTGTAACTAACTTTATGAAAACAGCAATCAACGAATCACGTAAAGCACAAGGATTAGAAGAAATGCCTGCGAACGAGATGTTGAAAAAAATCAAGGAGAAAGCGGAGTTATTAGAGATCGATAGAAAGTTCTTATCTCGTTCTCTTAACGAAGGATTCTCTGGTGGTGAGAAAAAACGTAATGAGATCTTCCAAATGGCTATGTTAGAGCCTAAGTTAGCTATCCTAGATGAGACTGACTCAGGATTAGATATCGATGCTCTACGTATCGTAGCTAATGGAGTGAACAAACTAAAAAGTGAAGATAACGCAGTAGTGTTAATTACACACTACCAACGTTTATTAGACTATATCGTGCCAGATTTCGTACACGTATTATACGATGGAAAAATCGTTAAGACAGGTGGTAAAGAATTGGCATTGGAATTAGAAGAAAAAGGATACGATTGGATCAAAGCTTCTTTAGAGAAGTAA